GGGACGGCCGCGTGCGGTACCGCAACCTGATCCCGCTCGAGGAGATTATCGCCGCGGCGTTCGGCTCGCAGCCCGGCACGGGCGCAGTGCGGGAGGAGTACTTCAAGATCGTGCAGGCGCTCGGCGGCGAGTTCCACGTGCTGCTCGACGTTCCGCTCGAGGAGTTGGCGCGGCTGACGCGGCCGCGCGTGGTCGAGGGCGTGCGTCGGGTGCGCGACGGGCAGGTGTCGATCCGTCCCGGCTACGACGGCGTCTTCGGCGAGATTCACGTATTCGGAGGAGCGGCGGACGAAGAACGCCGTGCCGCGGCAGCGGCGCAGCCGGCCCAGACCAGCCTCTTCTGAATCCGCCGAGCTCAGTGGGGCTGCCACTGGGCCCGAGGCGCGAGCCGGGACGCGACGCCTCCCGATACGGTCCTCGAAGCGCCCGGCCGTGGTGCTGCACCCCGGGCGCGACGCGCGGCTGCGTGCCGGCCACCTGTGGGTCTACCGCGCCGAGATCGCGCGTCTTGTCGGCGAGGCGGAGGACGGCGAGACGGTCACGGTGCTGGACGCCGCCGGCCGTCACCTCGGCACCGGTTTTCTCAACACCCGCTCGCTCATCACGGTCCGTCTGCTCACCACCTCGGACCGCGACCTGGACGAGGCCTTTTTTCGCGAACGCCTCGAGCGCGCGGCCGCGTTTCGCCGCGGCGTCGTCGCCGACACCACCGCGTACCGTCTCGTCTTCGGCGAGAGCGATCTGCTGCCCGGCCTGATCGTCGACCGGTACGCCGGCACGCTCGTCGTGCAGACGCTGACCGCCGGCATGGACCGCCGCCGGGAGATGCTCGCGCGGCTGCTCCTGGAGCTGACCGGGGCCGGCTCCGTCTACGCCCGCAACGACCCCGCGGTCCGCCGGCTCGAAGGGCTGCCCCGCGAAACGGGGTGGGTGATTCCGCCGCGGGGCGGAGAGACCGGGGAAGCGCCGGCCGGTGACGGCCCGATCGAGGTGGCGATCGACGAATCGGGCGCGTCGTTCGTGGTGGACGTGGCCGGCGGACAAAAAACGGGCTTCTTTCTCGACCAGCGCGAGAACCGCGTGTACGCAGCCGGCCTCGTCCGCGGCGAGGTGCTCGACGTCTTCGCCTATACCGGCGCGTGGGCGGTGCACGCCGCCCGCCGGGGCGCGGAGGTGACCGCGGTCGAGATCTCGGAGCGGGCCGCCGCCGCGATCGCCCGGCACGCCGCGCTGAACGGCGTGGGAGACCGGTGCCGGGTGGTCACGGCGAACGCCTTCGACGAGCTGCGCCGCCTGGACCGCGCCCGGGCCCGGTTCGACGCCGTCATCCTGGATCCGCCGGCGTTTGTGAAGACGCGCGCCGCGCTCGAGGGCGGTCTCGCCGGGTACAAGGAGATCAACCTTAGGGCCCTCAAGGTGCTGCGCCCGGGAGGATGGCTGGTGACCTGCTCGTGCTCATACCACGTTGCCGAGGCCATGCTGGAGGCCGTGGTCCTCGACGCCGCCCGCGACGCCGGCCGCTGGGTGCGCCTCGCCGAGCGGCGGTCCCAGGCGCGCGACCATCCGGTCTCGCTCGGGGTGCCCGAGACGCGCTACCTGAAATGCCTGATTTTAGAGGTGGAGTAGGAAGCCGTTGCAGGGCAGGGCGGGAAAACCTATAATAATGGTAGCGATGCTTCGCCGATATCGGTGGACTCGACGGGAGGAGAACCCGCGCGGTTCTCCTCCTTGTCTTTTTGAGGCTCGCCGCCCGGGGGCATCGAGAACGAACCGGTGAGGTGACAGATGGTGGTCGCGAGCCACCAGATCCGGATTACCGACAACCTGGACCTCCTGCTCGAAATCCTGCCGCCGGAGATTCGCCGGCAGATCGAACTGCAGGCCGATCTCGACACGCTGCTGGAGATTGTGCTCGACCTGGGCCGGGAACCGGAGGCGCGATTCCCGGAGCGGGTGGTTCGAATCTCGGACGGATTCGTGGCGCGCGAGGACCTGCATCACGTCGCGAGCCGCGTGGGCGCCTTCGGAAAGGACAACCGCGCCGGCATCGAGCGCACGCTCCACCGGATCTCGGCGATCCGCAACCGGGCCGGCGACGTCATCGGGCTCACCCTGCGGGTCGGCCGCGCGGTGTTCGGGACGGTGGACATCGTGCGCGACGTGATCGAGGCGGGCCAGAGCGTGCTGCTGGTCGGACGTCCCGGCGTCGGCAAGACGACGCTGCTGCGCGAGGCCGCGCGCGTGCTCTCGGACGAGGCCGGCAAGCGTGTCGTGGTCGTCGACACCAGCAACGAGATCGCCGGCGACGGCGACATTCCGCACCCCGGCATCGGCCGGGCGCGCCGCATGCAGGTCCCGTACCCCGAACTGCAGCACGCGGTCATGATCGAGGCCGTCGAGAACCACATGCCCGAGGTGATCGTGATCGACGAGATCGGCACGGAAGCGGAAGCGCAGGCCGCCCGCACGATCGCCGAGCGCGGGGTGCAGCTGATCGCGACCGCGCACGGGAACACGCTCGACAACCTGCTGCAGAACCCGACCCTGTCCGACCTGGTCGGCGGCATCCAGGCGGTGACGCTCGGCGACGAGGAAGCGCGCCGCCGCGGCACCCAAAAGACGGTGCTCGAACGCAAGGCGCCGCCGACGTTCGACGTCGTGATCGAGATCCAGGACAAGGACCGGCTCGCCGTGCACCACGACGTGGCGCACGTGGTCGACCGGTTCCTGCGCGGCGCCCTGCCGAGGCCGGAGATCCGCACGCGGACCCCGGAGGGCGAAGTGCGCATCACCAGCGGCGAGGTTGCCGCGCAGGCGGCGGCCGCCTCGACGAACGGCCACGGCCATGCCGCTCCGGTTGCGCCGCCGCAGAAGATCGTGCGCATCTACCCGTATGCGGTGAGCCGCAACCGGCTCGAGCGGGCGATCCGGGAGCTGCGGGTGCCGGCGATGATCGCCGACGCGCTGCACGACGCCGACGTGCTGCTCACGCTCAAGTCGCAGGAGCGCCGGCAGCCGAAGCGGCTGCGCGAGGCGGGCCACCGCGGCCTGCCGACGCACATCATCAAGAGCAACACGCTGTCGCAGATCGAGACCGTGCTGCGCGAGATTTTCGGCGT
The bacterium DNA segment above includes these coding regions:
- a CDS encoding class I SAM-dependent rRNA methyltransferase; this encodes MVLHPGRDARLRAGHLWVYRAEIARLVGEAEDGETVTVLDAAGRHLGTGFLNTRSLITVRLLTTSDRDLDEAFFRERLERAAAFRRGVVADTTAYRLVFGESDLLPGLIVDRYAGTLVVQTLTAGMDRRREMLARLLLELTGAGSVYARNDPAVRRLEGLPRETGWVIPPRGGETGEAPAGDGPIEVAIDESGASFVVDVAGGQKTGFFLDQRENRVYAAGLVRGEVLDVFAYTGAWAVHAARRGAEVTAVEISERAAAAIARHAALNGVGDRCRVVTANAFDELRRLDRARARFDAVILDPPAFVKTRAALEGGLAGYKEINLRALKVLRPGGWLVTCSCSYHVAEAMLEAVVLDAARDAGRWVRLAERRSQARDHPVSLGVPETRYLKCLILEVE
- a CDS encoding R3H domain-containing nucleic acid-binding protein codes for the protein MVVASHQIRITDNLDLLLEILPPEIRRQIELQADLDTLLEIVLDLGREPEARFPERVVRISDGFVAREDLHHVASRVGAFGKDNRAGIERTLHRISAIRNRAGDVIGLTLRVGRAVFGTVDIVRDVIEAGQSVLLVGRPGVGKTTLLREAARVLSDEAGKRVVVVDTSNEIAGDGDIPHPGIGRARRMQVPYPELQHAVMIEAVENHMPEVIVIDEIGTEAEAQAARTIAERGVQLIATAHGNTLDNLLQNPTLSDLVGGIQAVTLGDEEARRRGTQKTVLERKAPPTFDVVIEIQDKDRLAVHHDVAHVVDRFLRGALPRPEIRTRTPEGEVRITSGEVAAQAAAASTNGHGHAAPVAPPQKIVRIYPYAVSRNRLERAIRELRVPAMIADALHDADVLLTLKSQERRQPKRLREAGHRGLPTHIIKSNTLSQIETVLREIFGVQDRMSPEEQAMREAEEAISEVMAAAQPVELGPQNSYLRRLQHQLIQRYGLASESKGTDPFRRVVIYPQ